The genomic segment CCAGCTCACAGGACAGTTGTCAGGCGATGCGTAGATCTGGATGTCTCCCTCTGCTGATCCAGATACTGCATGAAACAGAACGAGATGGAAGGACACTAGAGTCACAGAGTTTCAAAGATGCTCGCATGCGAGCAAATGCAGCACTCCACAATGTCATCTTCTCCCAACCAGATGAGGCACAAGCCAAGAAGGAGATGCGAGTCCTCCACATTCTGGAACAGATACGTTCATACACAGAGACCTGCTGGGATTGGATGTTGAGTCATGAGCAGAAGGATGGTGTATATGACAGTAGTCCAGGTACATGTATATCTATTCCATATCTATACTGGCCGTGGTGGTAAATCTCTCCAAATAATGAATCAATACCATAATTTACATTGCATTGCGTGAAAGTATTTAGCATATTTTGGTAAGTATTGAGAGATTTtaatggaacagaataataaGGTGATAAGCTGATCAGTCTGACTCCGATTCAAGAACCCTCACTGACCATGAGAATAGGGGTCCCAGAGAGGACCTTAGTGAATAGGGCGATAGTCATACATGTGTGTTATATTTATCTCTATTGGActgctggagatggctgagtgaTGTACTCAGCTATCTACAGCAGTCCCATACAGGTGAATTAGGCTGCAGCATATGTGCATGACCGTCGCATTGGGGGACGAGACTCCAGTTCTCATGACCGATGGGGATCCCAGTGGTTagaccccactaatcagatatttctcaccaatcctctggataggtgataagttgttattttgggccaatccctttaagttaCAAAAAAACATCCTAGAGGTCACATAAAGTCTTTCTTACAGCTCCAGTGCCTGTGGAACCTCAGATCTGCCAAGCCAGCTGTGCCATAATGAAATTATCATTTGATGAAGAATatcgcagagcaatgaatgagctaGGTAGGTATTTAATATTAAACAAATTTTATCTTAATAGCCCTCAAATATAAATTATTTTCCGACATGAAGCAGGTATCTCAGATAGTAAGCAGCTACAAAGATAATGGAGTTTCCTAGATCATTTATTTTTCCTATGGGTGCCCTCTGCATTAGGAGAAATGATAGAGAGAATGTACTGGGAACTTCATACATTGTATTTTATTGCAATTTGTTTTCCTTTGTCTTGCATTCTTTAGGTGGTCTGCAAGCAATTGCAGAGCTTCTAGAGGTAGACTACCAGATGCACCGTATGACCAATGATCCCCTAAGCTTAGCCCTGCGTCGCTATGCAGGAATGGCACTTACTAATCTAACTTTTGGAGATGTTGTTAACAAAGTAAGGAAAAGAGCATAACTTGGCATTAATTCTGACATGACAGCAAATCTGTGATATACAATACCAATTCCAAAAAAAGTTGGGATGCTATGTaaaatgtaaagaaaaactgaATGCATTGATTTGCTAATCTCATAGATCCATATTCCATTCACAATAGATCGTGGAAGACattgttgaaagtgagacattttaccatttcatgaaaaaattaTGTCATTTTCTCAAAAGTTGGGACGGGGGCAACAAAAGATGTTCCCAGATGTTTACGGAGTGTTGTTAGAAGAAGAGaggatgctacacaatggtagatGCGACCCTGTCCCATCTTTTTTGAGATgcattgctgccatcaagttcttaattttagtttttttttttccagaaaatggCAAAATGTCTCAGTTTCTACATCTGATATGTTTtctatgatctattgtgaatacaatttcaaatcattgcattctgttttgaCTTAAATTTGTTTACGTATTACAcatcaccccctttttttttttagaattgtgGTTGTACAATTCTGGAGATATTGCTAATGTTATTTATACCATTGTTAATTATATAATTCTGATTGTATATTGTTACAACTAGAGGGTAACTGTATAGACCCTAATTATTAGCTGTCAGTATACATGAAATCTTCAGTGGGTAATAACAATAGCTGCTATGACTACATATTTTCTATCACACAGGCCACCCTGTGCTCCCGacgtggctgcatgcaggcaattGTGGCTCACTTGGCCTCTGAGAGTGAAGAACTTCAGCAGGTAAATTCTACATTCTTGACACGTTAGTTGTTCAATATACATCGGGAAAACTTCCGTGCAGATTGTACATGTATATTTTAATTGCTCCAGGTGGCATCAAGTATCCTGAGGAATTTGTCATGGCGAGCAGATATCAACAGTAAGAAGATACTGCGTGAAATAGGCAGTGTTGTCAGTTTAATGCAGTGTGCGTTACATGCCAATAAGGTAATAAAGTGGGCTAGGAGATACTTGTATTATGCATCATATTTGGCGCAGTAATTTACAGCTGACTTTTGCCCTATTAGGAGTCCACATTGAAAAGTGTGTTGAGCGCCTTGTGGAATTTGTCTGCCCATAGCACTGAGAACAAGGCATCTGTCTGTTCTGTTGAGGGATCACTTGGTTTTCTGGTGAGCACCTTAACTTACAAGTGTCAGAGCAACTCATTGTCCATCATAGAGAGTGGAGGAGGTATCCTAAGGAACGTATCCAGTCTAATTGCTACACGTGATGATTACAGGTGGGATGTTCTAATATTCCTCTCTTTCTCTGGGTtccaatattttttaaatatatgaatCATCTAAGAAATCAATTTTGACACACTGCTGTGTTTTAGGtgatggaatctgtcaccatgattctTTACTATAATCTGCACTAATACATTAGTAGCGGTTCAGTAGTGATGTCCAGATTGTCTTTTTTTCTACTGAcccgttaggctacatgcacacgactgtatgtgttttgcggtccgcaaattgcggatctgcaaaaaaaaaaactgatgacatccatatgccatccgttttttttttttttttgtaacaatgcctaaaacggacaagaataggacatgttctattttttttgcggggctacggaaccgacatatggatgcggatagcacacggtgtgctgtccgcatttgttgctgacccattgaactaaagggtccgcatcctatccgcaaaaaaatggaaaggacactgaaacaaaatacgttcatgtgcatgtacccttaggctgcattcacacttcagttatttggtcagttattttgatAAGCTATTGTGAGCcataaccagtagtgaagcctactcagagatcaggtgtaatgatttgatttgcttctgttctgtgtttttgacctgcacctggttttggctcacaataactgatgtgtgaactcagccttagggctcatccaCACAAACAGATTTTGTTTCTGTTTcggttccatatttttttttgaaggttggatgcggacccattcatttcaatgggcccacaaaaaatgcggacagcactccgtgtgctgtccgtatccgtatGTCTAGCCCCGCAaaacagatagaacatgtcctacggaCAAATACATgcattgttataatggatccgcaaaaaaaactaatgcAATATGGATGTCACACGGACGTCGTCAAAATTTTctgcggatccatgttttgcaatccgcagaatacatacggtcgtgtgcatgagcccttatcctgtTGTCAGCATTtaaagctgtgctgaaatacacagtccggaCTCTGTTCTAACATAATAGAGAGGACTCATGTtcacatgcacagcagtcctgacaatgtatttcaatgcagcTCTGAGAGATGACAGCGGGGTAATAAGGGGTggtaggaaaaaaaattataaaatagtgatctggactccatatctgcagtacaactcatgtattactgtagatagacCAAAATCATGGTAAGatatttcctttaaccccttagtgaccagccagttttgagccttaatgaccaagcaattttttaacatttttaatcaTCACCTTTTAAGAGCTATAATTTTTATTCCATCCATGTAGtcttatgctttttttttgtgggacaactttcGCTGGGAGCGGaatgggaaaaaacagcaatactgccactgaatttttacattatacattttgcgGCTGTCATTTTTTGACAGAAATAACATTATATCTTTACTGTCTGAGTCAGTACGATTAGAGCGACACCAAatacatatggggggggggggagttatcaAAACAGGAGCAAAGGAAAACTgtccttagtttcccatagcaaccaatcacagtctACCTTTCATTTctcctaagccagttttcctttgcaccagttttgctaAAAACTGGTAAAACGTTTTgaaattttttccattgaaaagcaatttttCAATTAAATAATGGTGTTTTTTTACTTGGaatttttttaatcaaacttttttttaaagatttaatAGTCTCACAAAGGGACAATCTTTTGATCACTGTTCATGCAGTGCAATGTATTTTACTATCAGTGCTATATCTCTGTAACCACTTACATGCCATGGGCGCTATTGCCCACTGCATCGAAAAAGTTTAACGGCCCAGGTCAATGGTTCTCATGGGACAGTGGGCTGCCGTAAAAACAATGCAGCCCAACCTGAGACCCTTTATTTGTCACTATggggttgaattttttttttttttgtaaataaagcATTATCACTGTACACTGAAAATGTGACTTTATGATGTTTTCTGTCAGTGAATGgcagcttttttcttttttattcagaGGCATCCTTTCAGCTTCTAAATAAAGATAAATGAGTGTTTCCATTCATTGCCAGtaagcagagattttgaaaatgTGGAAAAAAGACAACATTTTATAGGCACAAGGCTAAGGcagacaatgatgtcacagtgcagggctaATGTTCACAGTGATgaaataatagtggaataatacacacacacagtaatgtcacaatattggcataatgcacacagtgatgtcacagtacaggaataatctaCGCAGTGATGCTACAATACTGGAATTatacaaacagtgatgtcacagtacaggaataatatagTGATGTCACCAGTGTCGAGCAGAAGGGATAACACAAACAGTAGGTTACCATGAGGCTCCATTGTAAAACTTAGAATGGGGTTGTATTAAATGTTCCACAGCACAGCACCTTATAAACATTTTATCACTAGGTGCACCTTATTTATGAGTGGAAATGGGCCCCCTTAGTtagtgggccccatagcagttgctgtGCCTATACTAACCTGGTAGTTACCACCATGCATTAACCATTTCaacattaagggggtcatttactatacagACACGtatgtctaaaaaagtgggcgtagcATGGTCAGGGACAGGCCTgtatcattcatcattttctactcctgttttaggcatagaaaatggtctaaatctaagcGAGCAAGGAAGCTGCGTTACATTTAGACCTGTCCTACATTTAGATTTATCTATGTTGTTTATTGACAATGACAAGTCATTTACCATCAGCCATGATGGCAAGAATCATAACTATAATCCTGTGCTCCCATGTGGTGACTGCAATCTCGCCCACCTGTGGTGGTCAGTGGCTGCACAAATCCacaggttaaggcctctttcacacgacagtatgtctttttcagtgttttgcggtccgttttaaacggatccgttgttacgttttttgtttccgttgtgtttgcgtttccgttccgtttttccgttccgtttttccgtatggcaaatacagtatacagtaatttcatagaaaaaattgggctgggcataacattttcaatagatggatccgcaaaaaacggaacggatacggaagacatacggatgcacttccgtatgcattccgtttttttgcggacccatagactttaatggagccacggaacgtgatttgcggccaaatataggacatgttctatgttaaaacggaacggaaaaacggaaatacggaaacggaatgcatacggagtacattccgttttttttgcggaaccattgaaatcaatggttccgtatacggaccgtatacggaccgcaaaaaacggcccgcaaaacggaaaaaaaaaaacggccgtgtgaaagaggcctaagggctcatgcacacgaccggatgtattttgcggtccgcaaaaaatacggatgacatccgtgtgcattccgtattttgcggaacagaacagctggcccttcatagaactgtactatccttgtccataatgcggacaataataggacatgatcaatttttttgcggaatggaaacggaatgcacacagagtaacttccgtttttttgtggacccattgaagtgaatggttccgcatacggtccgtaaaaaaacggaacggacacggaaagaaaatacgtttgtgtgcatgagccctaacacagatACCTTCAAATTTGTGCGATCATGGCCACCATAGGCACGTGGGTTCACAGCTGCCCTGTAGAAACCAAGCCTAAACAGTACAGCGTCCTTTACTATTGCAGTTTCATTAGGTTTAATTAATCAGTGTTAATTTCTAacaagaatttttttaattttaatttttttatttggttttaCAGGCAGATCCTGCGTGATCACAATTGTCTTCAGACTCTTCTACAACATCTCAAATCCCACAGCTTGACCATTGTTAGCAACGCTTGTGGGACTTTGTGGAATCTGTCTGCTAGATGTCCACAAGACCAGGAACTACTTTGGGATTTGGGAGGTGTTAGTATGCTGCGTAATCTTATCCATTCTAAGCACAAGATGATTGCCATGGGTAGTGCAGCTGCCCTGAGAAACTTGTTGGCACACAGACCATTGAAGTACAAGGATGCTTCTGTTATCTCTCCAGGGTCCTGCATGCCATCCCTCTACATGAGAAAACAAAAAGCTCTAGAAGCTGAGCTTGATGCAAAGCACTTAGCTGAAACTTTTGACTCTATAGATAAACAAGGGCTAAAATCTCAGACAGTCAAGGGACCTTTAAGGCACATAGAAAATCTGGTAAAAGATTATGCATCTGATTCTGGCTGCTTTGATGATGATGAGATTCCAAACACATCCATCAGTGCTGATACAGGAAATTCTTCTGTACTTTCAATGTACTTTAACTCCTCCATCACCCAGGGTCAGACTGTGCCAAAGACTGCCTCACTGAGAAAAGGTTTAGAATCTGAAAAGATAGATAACAATAAGCATGAGGTAAACAAAACTGAAGATGAGATCCTTGCTGAGAAATTGGCAACTTGCACTGCAGCAAAAATAGAAAGACTGGTGGAAGACATTTCCACAATGCACACATCCTCTGATGATAGCTTCAGTCTTAGTTCTGAGGACCATTGTATTGACTGGCCCTGTGGTTTAGATGAGTTACACGAGGGCAGAGCTCAGTCCTGTTCTCCTTGCAGACTTTCTGACAATAGTGGAATGATGAGAAGAGATAATTTAAGTCGAGCTCAAGCACTTTTGCGCCTAAAAACAACTTACACTAGCCTCTCTAATGACAGTCTAAATAGTGGTAGCACAAGTGATGGATACTGTCCAAAAGAACATATAAgaccatgtagcagagctgcttTACTGGATTATAAGGAAGAGCTACAAAGGTATCAGAAAAGGCCAAGTCGTCTTGATCTAAAAAGTGTACTGGTTATTAAACCAGAGAAAAAGGATCCCAATGAAAGTCAGGTAAAACATGGGCAGTCCAGAGAAGATCCAAATGAACTCCATGAtctgaaaataagaaaaacatctTTTGCTGGGCTCAAACATATGGACAGCATTGAAAAAAACGATCAACCAGTAGTAGATGATTCCAGTAACAAACTTTCAGGAGAGACATTGGTGCATACCATAAAGCTATCTCCGTCTTACAAGCACATTTCAGGTATGGACAATTTAACAAAGAATGGGTCAGGATTACCCGTCAACATTTTTCAGcaggctcttactgtaaagaagaaAGCATGGATGCTTCCATCACAAAATTTGGATACCCTTTCAAAGGTTTTAGATAAGACCTCTGTTCATTCTTCCTCAACTGGAGAGCAGGAATCACTGCAAAAGTATGCAGTAGAAGGTACTCCAATATGTTTCTCCCGATGTAGTTCCCTTTCCTCTCTTTCTTCTGGGGACAACCTTCTGGATGGACCAAGCCGCAGTGAAAATGACATAGATAGTGACTCTTCCTTGGAAATTCTTGAAGAAGATGGCTGCACTGGTGGTGATAAGAGGAAACCAGACAGGTATAAAGGAGTCGAGAAAGGTGGAAATACACTCAATGTCTCCCAGCCCATTGCTATTCCTCTGACAAAACCAGAGAAGCATTTCCTCCATGATGTCTCACCATCTAGGAATGAAGATAGGACTCCATCTAGCTCCTCAGAAAACTACATCCAGGAGACACCATTAGTGATGAGCCGCTGTAGTTCCGTCAGTTCTTTAGGTAGTTTTGAGAGCCCCTCTATTGCTAGTTCTATTCAAAGTGACCCATGTAGTGAAATGATCAGTGGTACAATTAGTCCCAGTGAATTGCCAGACAGCCCTGGACAGACAATGCCACCAAGCAGAAGCAAAACACCAATCTTTGATCCCAGTAACCACCTTGAAAAGGAAGCCAGTCAGTTTAACATTCAGTGGGAAAATAATGTGAAAAAATTCATGGAGATAACAGATTTCAAAGAGAGATTCCAGATTCCAAAAGATATTGACTCAATGATTTACTTTACTGTGGAAAAGCCAACAGAAAACTTTTCATGTGCATCTAGTCTAAGTGCATTGCCCTTGCATGAACATTATATTCAAAAAGATGTTGAGCTCAAACTTATTCCGCCATTTCCTGAGAAAAACAGCTTGAACTTTGTAGCTCATGATAAACAGGGAGATAGTCGTGAAGAGCGACTTCTAGGGTTTATGAAAAAATCTGAAATGGAACTTGTTTCAGATGATGATATCGACATTTTAAAAGAATGCATCAACTCAGCAATGCCTCCCAGGTTGTGTAAAATGAAAACATCAGTTCTTTCTGGACACATTGTGAACTCTCAGACCAAAAAGCCTGTCCAGCTACCGGTGTACATGTTAGTTCCAGCTCATACACAGCTTGCAGTAAACAAAACCTACCATTCTAAAAAAGATTTTATTAATGATGATTCTTCTTTCACAGATTCAGCAGAGGGAACCCCTGTAAACTTCTCTAGTGCTGCTTCTCTTAGTGATGAAACTCTTCAGTACTCTTTTAAAGAAAGTCAAGACCAGAGAGAAAGGCCAAAAAGCCGAATGGAAATTAGACATTATGGAACTATGTTAGATAGTCATCATCATAGAGATGGAAGAAGAAATTTTTCCCTTGAAAATGAAACATttacagaagaaaataaaaatgtgttCTGTGCTGGTTCATCTAAAATGACTAGTAAATCAAACAGACATTTAAATGCAAGTTTTACattgaaaatgcaccaaaaaacaaATGTAGGCAGAAGCCTTGATGCACTTCACAAGCTTCCTTCTAATTGTACTGAAAGAGATACCAGTTGTTCTAGTCATCCAACAAGACTTGACATAAAACAAGGAGAAAATACTCAAGAAAACTTTGCTTTCCAGTCATTTTGTCACACTACACCTACAGAGGAAGCGGTTTACTGTTTCTATGAAGATGATATTGATATTGAAAATTCAAGCAAAAATTCTCCAAGGAGAAAAATTGAAGCATCAAAATCTTCACGAAAGCATTGCCAGTACCCTGAAACTCAAGAATATAAACAATCTATTCGTACTGATAAAACAGGTCAACCTACTGCTAAGTTTAGTAATTTGATTGAGGATGAACCAATGCCTTGCTATTCTCTAAGCTCCTCCATGAGCTCTCTTAGTGACAGTGAACCTGTGTATGCCCAAGAAATTATTGATAAACCTATTAAACAGTCTTCAAGGTTACAAGTAAGGAAATCCAGTAAGCATGTTGGGAAGCGGGGTTCCTCACCAAACCATACATCAGATGAAGAAAAATGGACAAGTTCAATGATGCCTAGAAGGAGACGATTGTCAGCTCGCAAAAGGAAACACAACCAGAAGAATAATGAGAACAAAGAGGAAACTCAGCATATCACTAAAGAAAGAGCAAAAGATGAAGATATGTCGGATCTAGACAGTGTGGACTGGGAAGCAATCAAGGAAGGTGCTAACTCCATAGTCAGCTGGATAAATCAAGCAGCTGCTTCTATCTCCAGGGAATCCTCAACAGTTTCTGGAGGTCCTTCTTCAGACTCACTTATGTTTAGCCCTACTGTACTATCCCAGAAACCTGCATTTGGCCAGCATAAACAAAACACAGATAGATCTCTACGCTCAAAACTCTCTGGATCAAGTCAAATATCTAGCAGTAGTGAGGGATCAAGGAATAATAAAGGGAGAAAAGTAGTTAATCCCAGCCAAAAATCATCTTCTAATATCCCCATGGTCTACCGAGGAAGGACAGTAATCTACATGCCTGGACAAGAAAAAATATCACCAACCAAGCAATCACACCAGAATAATTCACCTCAGGATGTCACAAAAGCCACTAACAGTATGCGTTCCAGAAGTCTTCATCGCTTAGAGAAATCTGGAGATATTGGATTTGAAATGACTTTACCAAAGAGAAGTGCTACACCTCCAGCTCGAATCAATGCTGCTCCTTCTTGTAGCTCCTCCAGAAATTCCACCCCATCGAGGAAAGCACAATCTCCAGTAACTCCACCATCTCCAAAGTCAAATGGGGTAAGGAACTCTCAGGTTCCTGGCAATAAAACGCAAAAGTCACCTGTACGAATTCCTTATATGAAAAAGCCAAGTCCTCGTGTTCCACCTGGTCCTTCACCTTTGGCTATAGAATCTGTTGCTGAAAGTCCTCGACAGAGTCCTATCAAAAGACCCACTGCTCAGGGCAGTCGTCTTAACCAGGTACGAAACAGTGAGTCAGAGAAATCAGGAATCCTGCGTCAGGTTACCTTCATAAAGGAATCTGCAGTGGGTATAAGACGTCAGCATTCTGACATCTCTGCATCTCAAAGACAGCACAGAGCTgctcccagaaacaatgcagctttaCCTGCTGTTTTTCTCTGCTCCTCGCGGTGTGAGGAGCTAAAAGTGCTCAAGTCTTCAAAAGTTACCTCAGTGCCAAACCGACCCCTGCGAAGGACGAGTTCTGAAAGTCCATCACGGTTACCTGTCAAAAATATACCACCTCCACCTGAACCTTTCAAAAGGTACTCTTCCTCTCCTCACATAAACCTTCCATGGTCACGTGTACAAGGTAGGGCAGGCCAGGGCACATCAAAAAGTGAAGGTACAAGAATTCCAAGAATTGACAGCCCTTGTGGGTCAGGCAGGGCAACTTGGAGACGGATAAGAGATGAAGATATTCCTCACATTTTGAGAAGCACTCTGCCTGCATGTGCTTTGCCTCTTTCAGAAGAGTCTAATGAGCCGCGCAGAAAAACAAGTGATGCAGTAGTCCAGACAGAAGATTTTGCTATAAACAAGACAAATTCCAGCACCTCACCCACAATAGAAAGCAGAAACAGACCTGGTGCTTCCACAGTAATGCCTGAATcagggaaagtagccttaggtgtagTAAACCTACCAACAAGCAGGCATAGTTCTCCCAGCAGGGCTGCCAGAATTACTCCATTTAATTATGTGCCAAGTCCTATTGTGACAGTCATAGAGGAAGCAGCAGGTAAGGTAACCAGTGAGTGATTGGTGGCAATATGCTAGTCTGGTTTGAGTGCTCTGGATAACGACTGTAAAGATCAGTTGATTTTGATCAGATGTGCAAGACTTGATGTCTGGGTTCCTTGTTTCCTCATTGCAGCCAACCCTCAAAATCAGTGCACCTTGAAAATGAGATGCATCACATACTTTACATGCCACCACTTCCTGGAGGTGGTTGCATTAAAGACTTGTGATGGGATGTCTTTTGGCACTTTATAGATACTGATAAGcctgcataaatgttctaaagggCAATAACACTGCTCCAGCCACCCCATTGAAAGACTTATTATTGAGACTTTGCTGTCCAAGAAAAGAAATCTACCACAATTCatttatatatagtatatatatttattacacagCAAATCGCACACGGAAGCCAACGCTGCAGCCATGCTATAATACCTGTTGCCTTGATTGTCTTATTCATGCTAATTACAATCACACCCAACAGAAAACCTAAAAATGCTTTGTGCAAAGCCTTAATCTCAATACAGGCTGCATGTGTCTACAAATATGTTGTAACAGCTTAAACactatggaaacaaaaaaaaaatactgtggctgaaaaaaatgttttctctgaGGAACAGCAGAAGTAATGTCAGTAAATCTTTTTATACTGCCAAATTAAAGTTATTTACTGTCAACAACAATGAAGgagaacagctgagaagctggAGGAGTGCTGGACTTTATATATCTGAAATATTTTTTGTTGCTCTTTTGTGTCACAGATATAGGTATCCCATGTGCCAATATTTTAGAATTTATGTTAACACTTGTAGAAACATTTATGTTCTAACTTTGAAGAGTCAAGGTCATGTCCTAGTTTATAAACACATAAATCACGCCCATCATGGTGAGAGAGAACATAGAGTGTATGAGCCATCTCCTTTCAATCTGCAAATATAGTTCCCTATAGGCCATTGCTTTAACTCTTGTTATGGGCATTAAAGGGTATCTGATGCCGAAGGAAGGTGGAAAAGGTTTCACTTGTAATGTTAGCACAAAACAGGAGCTTTGCATCTCAGTATCTACATTTCAAGCTTTCTTTCTATGAGTAGATGAAATGCCATTTTAGTTTATTCTATGTatgaaatgtaaaaataaatattgcaATTTATGAAATTCAAAGTGTCGTGACTGTGTACACCATCTCATAATGTTGTATTATTTCTAGTTCAGGATGTGGAGAAGTGGTGGATAAAGAAGTTTCCCAGGAGTTTAGTATTGACTGCCTATCTTcatgtcatcaatatctaatgggtggaggtctgactcccagcacctccaTCAATTAGCTGTGTGAAGAGCACAATGGCCTCTTTCTAGGACAGTGACATAACGTTTATTGCTCacttggcctaggcacagctcagctccattcaagttaatgggcctgggctgtggtaccaagcacagccgctatacaatggagCAATTTTTGGTATGCTGCATAgaggtgcatatatatacagggagtgcagaattattaggcaagttgtatttttgaggattaattttattattgaacaacaaccatgttctcaatgaacccaaaaaactcattaatatcaaagctgaatatttttggaagtagtttttagtttgtttttagttttagctattttagggggatatctgtgtgtgcaggtgactattactgtgcataattattaggcaacttaacaaaaaacaaatatatacccatttcaattatttatttttaccagtgaaaccaatataacatctcaacattcacaaatatacatttctgacattcaaaaacaaatcagtgaccaatatagccacctttctttgcaaggacactcaaaagcctgccatccatggattctatcagtgttttgatctgttcaccatcaacattgcgtgcagcagcaaccacagcctcccagacactgttcagagaggtgtactgttttccctccttgtaaatctcacatttgatga from the Bufo bufo chromosome 2, aBufBuf1.1, whole genome shotgun sequence genome contains:
- the APC2 gene encoding adenomatous polyposis coli protein 2; protein product: LSVQVCARIGLVGSSASYDQLVRQVEDLKKENSHLRRELKDNSSQLSRLEHDTSDMKEVLKHLQDKLEQDVGTTTEQPDALDHMKALQGDIPGIYNQHASSGIGPPDLSVVLGRSSGTSSTNGSQKKGRAESRSSGTLKAELHNERALLLAEIDKEEKEKLWYYSQLQSLSKRLEELPQVETFSMQIDLIRQQLEFESEHLSCVLEERFGTADEMVQRAQIRASRVEQIEQQLEEIQRISNREDPTEPSVNHEPPEKVLTENFSQPEDNSGQPENKVEVVFWLLSMLATRDKDDMSRTLLAMSSSQDSCQAMRRSGCLPLLIQILHETERDGRTLESQSFKDARMRANAALHNVIFSQPDEAQAKKEMRVLHILEQIRSYTETCWDWMLSHEQKDGVYDSSPVPVEPQICQASCAIMKLSFDEEYRRAMNELGGLQAIAELLEVDYQMHRMTNDPLSLALRRYAGMALTNLTFGDVVNKATLCSRRGCMQAIVAHLASESEELQQVASSILRNLSWRADINSKKILREIGSVVSLMQCALHANKESTLKSVLSALWNLSAHSTENKASVCSVEGSLGFLVSTLTYKCQSNSLSIIESGGGILRNVSSLIATRDDYRQILRDHNCLQTLLQHLKSHSLTIVSNACGTLWNLSARCPQDQELLWDLGGVSMLRNLIHSKHKMIAMGSAAALRNLLAHRPLKYKDASVISPGSCMPSLYMRKQKALEAELDAKHLAETFDSIDKQGLKSQTVKGPLRHIENLVKDYASDSGCFDDDEIPNTSISADTGNSSVLSMYFNSSITQGQTVPKTASLRKGLESEKIDNNKHEVNKTEDEILAEKLATCTAAKIERLVEDISTMHTSSDDSFSLSSEDHCIDWPCGLDELHEGRAQSCSPCRLSDNSGMMRRDNLSRAQALLRLKTTYTSLSNDSLNSGSTSDGYCPKEHIRPCSRAALLDYKEELQRYQKRPSRLDLKSVLVIKPEKKDPNESQVKHGQSREDPNELHDLKIRKTSFAGLKHMDSIEKNDQPVVDDSSNKLSGETLVHTIKLSPSYKHISGMDNLTKNGSGLPVNIFQQALTVKKKAWMLPSQNLDTLSKVLDKTSVHSSSTGEQESLQKYAVEGTPICFSRCSSLSSLSSGDNLLDGPSRSENDIDSDSSLEILEEDGCTGGDKRKPDRYKGVEKGGNTLNVSQPIAIPLTKPEKHFLHDVSPSRNEDRTPSSSSENYIQETPLVMSRCSSVSSLGSFESPSIASSIQSDPCSEMISGTISPSELPDSPGQTMPPSRSKTPIFDPSNHLEKEASQFNIQWENNVKKFMEITDFKERFQIPKDIDSMIYFTVEKPTENFSCASSLSALPLHEHYIQKDVELKLIPPFPEKNSLNFVAHDKQGDSREERLLGFMKKSEMELVSDDDIDILKECINSAMPPRLCKMKTSVLSGHIVNSQTKKPVQLPVYMLVPAHTQLAVNKTYHSKKDFINDDSSFTDSAEGTPVNFSSAASLSDETLQYSFKESQDQRERPKSRMEIRHYGTMLDSHHHRDGRRNFSLENETFTEENKNVFCAGSSKMTSKSNRHLNASFTLKMHQKTNVGRSLDALHKLPSNCTERDTSCSSHPTRLDIKQGENTQENFAFQSFCHTTPTEEAVYCFYEDDIDIENSSKNSPRRKIEASKSSRKHCQYPETQEYKQSIRTDKTGQPTAKFSNLIEDEPMPCYSLSSSMSSLSDSEPVYAQEIIDKPIKQSSRLQVRKSSKHVGKRGSSPNHTSDEEKWTSSMMPRRRRLSARKRKHNQKNNENKEETQHITKERAKDEDMSDLDSVDWEAIKEGANSIVSWINQAAASISRESSTVSGGPSSDSLMFSPTVLSQKPAFGQHKQNTDRSLRSKLSGSSQISSSSEGSRNNKGRKVVNPSQKSSSNIPMVYRGRTVIYMPGQEKISPTKQSHQNNSPQDVTKATNSMRSRSLHRLEKSGDIGFEMTLPKRSATPPARINAAPSCSSSRNSTPSRKAQSPVTPPSPKSNGVRNSQVPGNKTQKSPVRIPYMKKPSPRVPPGPSPLAIESVAESPRQSPIKRPTAQGSRLNQVRNSESEKSGILRQVTFIKESAVGIRRQHSDISASQRQHRAAPRNNAALPAVFLCSSRCEELKVLKSSKVTSVPNRPLRRTSSESPSRLPVKNIPPPPEPFKRYSSSPHINLPWSRVQGRAGQGTSKSEGTRIPRIDSPCGSGRATWRRIRDEDIPHILRSTLPACALPLSEESNEPRRKTSDAVVQTEDFAINKTNSSTSPTIESRNRPGASTVMPESGKVALGVVNLPTSRHSSPSRAARITPFNYVPSPIVTVIEEAAGKVTSE